The following proteins are encoded in a genomic region of Candidatus Nitrospira nitrificans:
- a CDS encoding murein transglycosylase domain-containing protein, with amino-acid sequence MMRITSLFLASLLILTGCESTDRVLTNAERVLGSRTSRTVLDIATGKDPKQILKERVDAYQRDPEAVIRDLRTIQRDFNTLMTALTGRVRQTWGEKEVKVPEQKKYVKYTQNYMSRTIVDFDDGTIVVETLDDKAPKESLKNAIVTTLLTPDDPRSVDLFSDKPITLTSDRPPYLFGLVLDQQGQPIRTPAQAEAFATSTTENAKTRTVDQNGGTKQALITEIKMVANFSNKQADKYRATVSRFAEQFKISPSLIFAVIRTESNFNPFAVSSAPAYGLMQLVPTSGGRDAYRKAKGKDMIPSREYLFDPENNIELGSAYLNVLSYNLLEQIDNEVSREYCVISAYNTGPRNVFKTFAGDSVAALNHINSLEPPAVYDRLRNNLPYQETRDYLVKVVTFRRQFVSLREDSDR; translated from the coding sequence ATGATGCGGATCACGTCGCTTTTCTTGGCCTCACTGCTCATTCTCACGGGATGTGAATCCACGGACCGTGTGCTTACCAACGCTGAACGAGTGCTCGGCAGCCGAACCAGCAGGACCGTGCTCGACATTGCCACGGGCAAAGACCCCAAGCAAATTCTCAAAGAACGTGTCGACGCCTATCAGCGAGACCCCGAGGCCGTGATCCGGGATCTGCGGACGATTCAACGCGACTTCAACACCCTCATGACCGCATTGACCGGGCGAGTCCGGCAAACCTGGGGTGAGAAGGAAGTGAAGGTCCCGGAACAAAAGAAGTACGTGAAATACACCCAGAACTACATGAGCCGAACCATCGTCGACTTCGACGACGGGACGATCGTCGTAGAGACCTTGGATGACAAAGCGCCGAAAGAAAGTTTGAAGAACGCGATTGTTACGACCTTGCTCACACCGGACGATCCGCGCTCCGTCGATCTTTTTTCCGACAAGCCCATCACGCTGACCAGTGACCGGCCTCCCTATTTATTCGGATTGGTGCTGGATCAACAAGGACAGCCGATCCGCACGCCGGCCCAAGCGGAAGCGTTCGCAACATCGACGACCGAGAACGCGAAGACAAGGACGGTGGATCAGAACGGTGGGACGAAGCAAGCGCTGATCACCGAAATCAAGATGGTTGCGAACTTTTCAAACAAACAAGCGGACAAATATCGAGCAACGGTCTCCCGATTTGCCGAGCAATTCAAGATCAGCCCAAGCCTCATCTTTGCCGTCATTCGAACGGAAAGTAACTTCAATCCCTTTGCCGTGAGTTCCGCCCCGGCCTATGGCTTGATGCAGTTGGTTCCAACCAGCGGCGGCCGAGATGCATACCGAAAAGCCAAAGGGAAAGATATGATTCCATCGCGCGAGTATCTGTTCGACCCGGAGAATAACATCGAGCTCGGCAGCGCCTATCTCAATGTCTTGTCGTATAACCTGCTCGAGCAGATCGACAATGAGGTCTCGAGAGAGTATTGCGTGATCTCGGCCTATAACACAGGCCCTCGGAACGTCTTCAAGACGTTTGCCGGAGACTCCGTAGCCGCCCTCAATCACATCAACAGCCTCGAACCACCGGCCGTCTATGACCGATTGCGCAATAACCTGCCGTACCAGGAAACGAGGGATTATCTCGTGAAGGTCGTCACTTTCCGCAGGCAGTTCGTCTCCCTACGCGAAGACAGTGACCGTTGA
- a CDS encoding DEAD/DEAH box helicase, giving the protein MTTSVHANFHALGLSEALLRDLADAGFASPTPIQEQAIPPALAGRDVIGCAQTGTGKTAAFVIPIVERLAALPKGQPQALILAPTRELALQTLTTIEKLGRSRRISATVIVGGADMQAQVRGLRQRPDILIATPGRLLDHMWNGTIVLSAIKILVLDEADRMLDMGFAPQINQILDALPEERQTLLFSATLPTDLARLAQASVNNPVRVMVAPSATTADGVTQAIHYTSHAEKPDLLLSLLKADQDTALVFTRTKHRADRLGRMLGGAGHRVAVLHGDRSLSQRRAALEGFRRGSFRVLVATDIAARGIDVANIGHVINFDLPNCPEDYVHRIGRTARMKTTGRATSFVTGEDRQQLRDIERLLGHAVPLAPGSGASLPAIQGEDGSAHRDERSTPSRSRFSNRHRRPNPRVAHADSSPRKASPSIHA; this is encoded by the coding sequence GTGACTACGTCTGTTCACGCCAATTTTCACGCGCTCGGTTTGTCCGAGGCGCTTCTCCGGGACCTGGCTGATGCCGGGTTCGCATCACCCACGCCCATTCAAGAACAAGCTATTCCGCCCGCGCTCGCCGGGCGAGATGTCATCGGATGTGCTCAGACCGGGACCGGTAAAACCGCAGCCTTTGTCATTCCGATCGTCGAACGACTCGCCGCGTTGCCGAAGGGGCAGCCGCAGGCATTGATCTTAGCGCCGACTCGTGAGTTGGCACTGCAGACCCTGACTACGATCGAGAAACTCGGCCGCAGTCGCCGCATTTCCGCCACCGTCATAGTCGGCGGCGCGGATATGCAAGCCCAAGTGCGGGGCTTGCGACAACGACCGGACATCTTGATAGCGACGCCGGGCCGTCTCCTTGATCATATGTGGAACGGCACGATTGTCTTGTCCGCCATTAAGATCTTGGTGTTGGATGAGGCGGATCGGATGTTGGATATGGGTTTTGCCCCTCAAATCAATCAAATTCTTGACGCATTGCCTGAAGAGCGACAGACTCTTCTCTTCTCGGCCACCCTCCCTACGGATCTGGCTCGATTGGCTCAAGCCAGTGTGAACAATCCGGTGCGCGTCATGGTCGCGCCGTCGGCCACAACAGCCGATGGGGTCACGCAGGCGATCCATTACACATCCCATGCCGAGAAGCCCGATCTTCTCTTGTCGTTATTGAAGGCCGATCAGGATACGGCTCTGGTTTTCACCAGGACCAAGCACCGTGCCGATCGGTTGGGACGTATGCTGGGTGGCGCAGGCCATCGAGTGGCCGTGCTGCATGGAGACCGAAGTCTCTCGCAGAGACGCGCCGCGCTGGAAGGTTTTAGACGCGGGTCATTTCGTGTGCTGGTCGCGACGGATATTGCCGCACGAGGGATCGATGTCGCGAACATCGGCCACGTGATCAATTTCGATCTGCCCAATTGCCCGGAAGATTACGTCCATCGCATCGGCCGCACGGCTCGAATGAAGACGACCGGTCGCGCCACAAGTTTTGTAACAGGCGAAGACCGGCAGCAACTTCGAGATATCGAGCGTCTCCTGGGACATGCCGTCCCGCTCGCTCCGGGAAGCGGTGCTTCGTTGCCGGCGATTCAGGGCGAAGACGGTTCGGCGCATCGGGACGAGCGCTCTACTCCAAGTCGATCAAGGTTTTCCAACCGACACCGACGTCCCAACCCTCGAGTGGCTCATGCCGATTCATCCCCGCGCAAGGCTTCGCCTTCAATACATGCATAA
- a CDS encoding GspE/PulE family protein codes for MTQNLHDAQHKVDHAEHVQRITTQIHAASNLDQILLDLHKDILSLFDAEDLTLFAFDPEKKEIFSKVPHIDGVEEVRIPITEQSLAGFCAKYLRPVNIADAYNIAELQSIHPSLLHDTSYDKRTGFRTKQVLTYPIVADNKYLMGVLQLLNKKSGSRFTRKDEEAVDEIAKALGIAFFNLRKISKKNPTKFDLLVSNNRLTQNELDQAMAESRKGMSDLESIFIEKHKIPKLDIGKSLAQFHRCPYIEYSERTIVDVELLKNLNVDYLKKNHWMPLKRDRTAIEILTDDPGDLDRVQDIKRTFPGLNIRFAVSLRRDIAQFLSSATGQSDGGGSGRKLDENVSDILGELVIEAQAEGIEDSSAAGLDENDSAIVRLANQIIADAYRQNASDIHIEPYGEKRETLVRFRVDGECFEYMKIPQSYRRAIVSRLKIMASLDIAERRKPQDGKIKFKLSETKEIELRVATLPTAGYNEDVVMRILAASEPLPLDKMGFSERNLRMLKEISEKPYGIILCVGPTGSGKTTTLHSVLGNINTPDIKIWTAEDPVEITQYGLRQVQVQPKIGLTFSAAMRAFLRADPDVIMVGEMRDKETADTGIEASLTGHLVMSTLHTNSAVETVTRLLDMGCDPFSFADAMLGVLAQRLARRICKECKEQYVGSKEEYEELRLGYGIEYWDKLGIKQDNTFRLSRGKGCETCNRSGFKGRVALHELLLGTDHMKRMIQQKARTEDMLKTALEEGMTTLVQDGIQKVLQGHTTYKEVKAVAIK; via the coding sequence ATGACTCAGAATCTTCACGACGCGCAGCACAAGGTCGATCATGCCGAACATGTTCAACGTATTACCACCCAGATTCATGCGGCCAGCAATCTCGATCAAATCCTTCTGGACTTGCATAAAGACATCTTAAGCTTATTCGACGCGGAGGATTTGACACTTTTCGCGTTCGACCCGGAAAAGAAGGAAATCTTCTCTAAGGTTCCTCATATCGACGGAGTGGAGGAAGTGCGCATCCCCATTACCGAACAAAGTCTCGCCGGGTTCTGCGCCAAATATCTTCGCCCCGTCAACATTGCCGATGCGTACAACATCGCGGAGCTCCAAAGCATTCACCCATCCCTGCTCCACGATACATCGTATGATAAGCGGACCGGATTCAGGACCAAGCAGGTCCTGACGTATCCGATCGTGGCCGACAACAAATACTTGATGGGCGTGCTGCAACTCCTGAATAAGAAGAGCGGGAGTCGCTTTACCAGAAAGGATGAAGAGGCCGTTGATGAGATCGCAAAAGCGCTCGGCATCGCCTTCTTCAACCTCCGCAAGATCTCAAAAAAGAACCCGACCAAGTTCGATCTCTTAGTCAGTAATAACCGCCTCACGCAAAATGAACTCGACCAGGCCATGGCCGAGTCAAGAAAAGGGATGAGTGATCTCGAGAGTATTTTCATCGAAAAACACAAGATTCCGAAACTCGATATCGGCAAATCGCTCGCTCAGTTCCATCGGTGTCCCTACATCGAGTACAGCGAGCGCACCATCGTCGATGTGGAGCTGCTGAAGAACCTCAACGTCGACTATCTCAAAAAGAACCACTGGATGCCGCTCAAACGAGATCGTACGGCCATCGAAATTCTGACCGACGATCCGGGAGACCTTGATCGCGTTCAAGACATCAAGCGGACCTTCCCAGGTCTCAACATTCGTTTCGCCGTCAGTCTGCGCCGGGACATCGCCCAATTTCTAAGCTCTGCGACCGGGCAGAGTGACGGCGGGGGCAGCGGACGCAAGCTCGACGAAAATGTGTCCGATATTCTCGGTGAACTTGTCATTGAAGCGCAGGCAGAAGGGATCGAGGACTCCTCCGCTGCCGGCCTCGATGAAAACGACAGCGCGATCGTCCGCCTGGCCAACCAAATCATTGCCGATGCCTACCGGCAGAATGCGTCGGACATTCATATCGAACCGTACGGAGAAAAACGCGAAACATTGGTCCGCTTCCGAGTCGACGGAGAATGTTTCGAGTACATGAAGATTCCGCAGAGCTATCGCCGCGCGATCGTCTCCCGGCTCAAGATCATGGCCAGCCTGGATATCGCCGAGCGCCGCAAACCCCAGGACGGAAAGATCAAATTCAAACTTTCAGAGACGAAGGAAATCGAACTCCGCGTTGCCACCCTCCCCACCGCCGGGTACAACGAAGACGTGGTCATGCGCATCCTCGCGGCGAGCGAACCACTGCCTCTCGATAAAATGGGGTTCTCGGAACGGAACCTCAGAATGCTGAAAGAGATTTCGGAAAAGCCTTACGGCATCATTCTCTGCGTCGGCCCGACGGGTTCCGGAAAGACAACCACGCTGCATTCGGTCCTGGGCAACATTAACACGCCGGACATCAAAATATGGACCGCCGAAGACCCTGTCGAAATTACACAGTATGGCCTGCGCCAAGTACAGGTACAGCCAAAGATCGGCCTCACCTTTTCCGCTGCCATGCGCGCATTTCTCCGGGCCGACCCCGACGTCATCATGGTAGGAGAAATGCGGGATAAAGAAACGGCCGACACCGGTATCGAAGCGTCGCTCACCGGCCATTTGGTGATGAGCACACTGCATACCAACAGCGCCGTCGAAACGGTCACCCGCCTCCTCGACATGGGCTGCGATCCGTTCAGCTTTGCCGATGCCATGCTGGGCGTGCTTGCGCAACGGTTGGCTCGCCGGATCTGCAAGGAATGTAAAGAACAATACGTCGGAAGCAAAGAAGAGTACGAAGAACTCCGATTGGGTTACGGAATTGAGTATTGGGACAAGCTCGGCATCAAGCAAGATAACACGTTCCGCCTTTCCCGTGGAAAGGGCTGTGAAACGTGCAATCGTTCAGGTTTCAAGGGGCGAGTCGCCTTGCACGAACTCCTGCTGGGCACGGACCACATGAAGCGGATGATCCAACAGAAAGCGCGCACCGAGGATATGCTCAAAACCGCCCTCGAAGAGGGGATGACAACGCTGGTGCAAGACGGGATTCAAAAAGTTTTGCAAGGTCACACGACCTACAAAGAAGTCAAAGCGGTCGCCATTAAATAG
- a CDS encoding PilZ domain-containing protein, with protein MDDLDCKVITGQSTPQLRKYPRVRVSAPFPCSLARVGLLRKGVVEQGLGIVYDVSAKGARVMTEAVITPGDRIAMRLRLPNQAASMVIETATVRWAKEHTYGVEFEKLSPNDNTHLQAFMTHQSRSGPPLAV; from the coding sequence ATGGACGATCTAGACTGTAAGGTCATCACCGGACAGAGTACCCCACAATTGCGCAAATATCCTCGGGTGCGTGTGTCGGCTCCGTTTCCCTGTTCGTTGGCCAGGGTCGGATTGCTGAGGAAAGGGGTGGTCGAACAGGGGCTGGGGATTGTCTACGACGTGTCGGCAAAAGGAGCGCGCGTCATGACGGAAGCGGTGATCACGCCAGGCGACCGAATCGCCATGAGGTTGAGATTGCCCAATCAGGCGGCATCGATGGTCATCGAAACCGCCACGGTTCGGTGGGCGAAAGAACACACCTACGGAGTCGAGTTTGAAAAGTTGTCTCCCAATGACAATACGCATCTCCAGGCCTTCATGACCCACCAGTCCAGGTCGGGCCCGCCTCTTGCCGTCTAA
- a CDS encoding RNA recognition motif domain-containing protein has translation MSNCILYVGGLAEATSDRQLRDLFGTYGAVVRVHVVRYKRSGKSAGYGFVEMGSDKQASHAVSALEGASFAGNCLRLYVTPYASILA, from the coding sequence ATGAGTAACTGCATCTTGTATGTCGGTGGCCTTGCGGAAGCGACTTCCGACCGTCAACTCCGCGACTTATTCGGAACCTATGGCGCCGTCGTGCGCGTCCATGTCGTCCGATACAAACGCAGCGGAAAATCAGCCGGTTATGGTTTTGTGGAAATGGGCTCGGACAAGCAAGCGAGCCACGCCGTCAGTGCCCTAGAAGGCGCATCGTTTGCAGGCAATTGCTTGCGACTCTATGTCACACCTTATGCATCCATTCTTGCCTAA